A genomic stretch from Flavobacterium humidisoli includes:
- the murA gene encoding UDP-N-acetylglucosamine 1-carboxyvinyltransferase, with amino-acid sequence MGIFKIEGGTPLKGEITPQGAKNEALQILCAVLLTGEKVKINNIPDIIDINKLITLLGNLGVKIQRNEPGSITFQADEVNVGYLETEAFKKEGGALRGSIMIVGPLLARFGKGYIPKPGGDKIGRRRLDTHFEGFINLGAKFRYNREDHFYGVETPKEGLKGTDMLLDEASVTGTANIVMAAVLAKGKTTVYNAACEPYLQQLCKMLNSMGAKITGVGSNLLTIEGVESLGGCEHTILPDMIEIGSWIGLAAMTKSEITIKNVSWENLGLIPNTFRKLGITIEKRNDDIYIPAHKDGYEVKTDIDGSILTIADAPWPGFTPDLLSIVLVVATQAKGDVLIHQKMFESRLFFVDKLIDMGAKIMLCDPHRAVVMGHNFESQLKATTMSSPDIRAGISLLIAALSAKGTSTIQNIEQIDRGYERIDERLRAIGAKIVRA; translated from the coding sequence ATGGGAATTTTTAAAATCGAAGGAGGAACTCCTTTAAAAGGAGAAATCACTCCGCAAGGAGCAAAGAATGAGGCATTACAAATTTTATGTGCCGTGCTTCTAACAGGAGAGAAAGTAAAAATTAATAACATTCCTGACATTATAGACATCAATAAATTAATCACTTTGTTGGGTAATTTAGGGGTAAAAATTCAACGCAACGAACCAGGTTCTATTACTTTTCAAGCTGACGAGGTTAACGTTGGTTATTTAGAAACGGAAGCTTTCAAAAAAGAAGGAGGAGCGCTTCGTGGTTCTATTATGATTGTTGGTCCGCTTTTGGCTCGTTTCGGAAAAGGATATATTCCAAAACCAGGCGGAGATAAAATCGGTCGCCGTAGATTAGATACACACTTTGAAGGTTTTATTAACCTTGGAGCAAAATTTAGATATAACAGAGAAGATCATTTTTACGGAGTTGAAACTCCTAAAGAAGGTCTTAAAGGAACAGATATGCTTTTAGACGAAGCTTCTGTAACTGGAACTGCAAACATTGTAATGGCTGCAGTTTTAGCAAAAGGAAAAACTACAGTTTACAATGCTGCTTGTGAGCCTTACTTACAGCAATTGTGTAAAATGCTGAACTCTATGGGAGCAAAAATCACTGGAGTTGGGTCTAACTTGTTGACTATTGAAGGTGTTGAAAGCCTTGGAGGTTGCGAGCATACAATTCTTCCTGATATGATTGAAATTGGTTCTTGGATTGGTCTTGCGGCTATGACAAAGAGCGAAATCACAATCAAAAATGTAAGCTGGGAAAATTTAGGGTTAATTCCGAATACTTTCAGAAAATTGGGTATCACAATCGAAAAACGTAACGACGATATTTATATTCCTGCTCACAAAGATGGATATGAAGTAAAAACAGATATCGACGGTTCTATCTTAACTATTGCTGATGCGCCATGGCCAGGATTTACGCCTGATTTATTAAGTATCGTTTTAGTTGTAGCGACGCAAGCAAAAGGAGACGTTTTAATTCACCAAAAAATGTTCGAAAGCCGTTTGTTCTTTGTGGATAAATTAATCGATATGGGAGCAAAAATTATGTTATGTGATCCGCACAGAGCTGTGGTTATGGGACATAATTTCGAATCTCAATTGAAAGCAACTACAATGTCATCTCCTGATATTCGTGCAGGAATTTCATTATTGATTGCGGCGCTTTCTGCAAAAGGAACAAGTACTATTCAGAATATCGAGCAAATTGACCGTGGATACGAGCGTATCGACGAGCGTTTGAGAGCAATCGGCGCAAAAATCGTGAGAGCGTAA
- the fmt gene encoding methionyl-tRNA formyltransferase produces MEKLRIIFMGTPEFAVGILDTIIKNNYEVVGVITAADKPAGRGQKIKYSAVKEYALANNLTLLQPTNLKDESFLAELKALNANLQIVVAFRMLPKVVWEMPSLGTFNLHASLLPNYRGAAPINWAIINGETKTGVTTFFIDDKIDTGAMILNSEINIEPEETAGQLHDRLMHLGSTTVIDTLKVIENGNVTTTIQEDNAEIKTAYKLNKENCKIDWTKSGAEINNLIRGLSPYPASWCYLKDQNEELNIKIYEAKLVSESHSYEIGKLISTKKEIKIAIKEGFIQLLSLQFPGKKRMLASELLNGVSFSDAAKVY; encoded by the coding sequence ATGGAGAAATTGAGAATTATATTTATGGGAACACCAGAATTTGCTGTTGGCATTCTGGACACCATTATTAAAAATAACTATGAAGTTGTCGGCGTGATTACTGCAGCAGATAAACCAGCGGGACGTGGACAAAAAATAAAATATTCGGCTGTAAAAGAATATGCACTTGCCAACAATCTTACTTTATTACAACCAACCAATTTAAAAGATGAGAGTTTCTTAGCAGAATTAAAAGCTTTAAATGCCAATTTACAAATCGTAGTTGCTTTTAGAATGCTTCCAAAAGTAGTTTGGGAAATGCCTAGTTTAGGAACTTTTAACCTTCATGCCTCTTTATTGCCAAATTACCGCGGGGCCGCTCCTATTAACTGGGCTATTATTAATGGCGAAACTAAAACTGGCGTTACTACTTTCTTTATTGATGATAAAATTGATACAGGCGCCATGATTTTAAATTCTGAAATCAATATTGAGCCAGAAGAAACCGCAGGACAATTGCATGATCGTTTAATGCATTTAGGAAGCACAACTGTAATTGATACTTTAAAAGTTATTGAAAACGGAAACGTTACCACTACTATTCAAGAAGATAATGCAGAAATTAAAACTGCTTATAAATTAAATAAGGAAAACTGTAAAATTGACTGGACAAAATCTGGCGCAGAAATTAATAATTTGATTCGAGGATTAAGTCCTTATCCTGCATCTTGGTGTTATTTGAAAGATCAAAATGAAGAATTAAACATCAAAATTTATGAAGCCAAACTAGTCTCAGAATCACATTCTTATGAGATTGGAAAGCTAATTAGCACTAAAAAAGAAATCAAGATTGCAATAAAAGAGGGCTTTATTCAGTTATTAAGTCTACAATTTCCAGGAAAAAAGAGAATGCTTGCTTCAGAATTATTAAATGGAGTGAGTTTTTCAGATGCTGCAAAAGTGTATTAA
- a CDS encoding cation diffusion facilitator family transporter, producing the protein MTNEQKAIKATIFSIVGNTCLALVKGLAGFFGNSYALIADAIESTTDIFASFLVLFGIKYSNKPADENHPYGHGRAEPLITFLVVGFLITSATIIGYESIANIGTSHDLPKSWTLYVLGAIIIWKEYSFRLVMKRSKQTNSSSLAADAWHHRSDAITSVAAFIGISIALIMGKGYESADDWAALFAAFFILYNSYKIFRPALGEIMDENLNDDLVEEIRVVALTVSGILGTEKCFIRKAGMRYHVDLHAIVSAKISVKEGHDLSHKLQDTLKEQIPQLGNVLIHIEPDDYS; encoded by the coding sequence ATGACAAACGAACAAAAAGCTATAAAAGCTACTATCTTTAGTATAGTTGGAAACACCTGCTTGGCCCTTGTAAAAGGTCTTGCAGGTTTTTTTGGCAATTCTTATGCCTTGATTGCCGATGCGATTGAATCGACAACAGATATATTTGCGTCATTCTTGGTGCTATTTGGAATCAAATATTCGAATAAGCCGGCAGATGAAAACCATCCTTATGGTCATGGTCGCGCAGAACCTCTTATTACGTTTTTGGTTGTTGGGTTTTTAATTACTTCAGCAACAATTATTGGTTATGAAAGTATTGCAAATATTGGAACTTCGCACGATTTGCCTAAATCTTGGACTTTATATGTTTTAGGCGCAATTATTATCTGGAAAGAATATTCCTTTCGTTTGGTAATGAAAAGAAGCAAGCAAACCAATAGTTCGTCTTTAGCAGCCGATGCTTGGCATCATAGAAGTGATGCGATTACTTCTGTTGCTGCTTTTATCGGAATTTCGATTGCGTTGATTATGGGAAAAGGTTATGAATCTGCTGATGATTGGGCTGCGCTTTTTGCCGCTTTTTTTATCTTATATAACAGCTATAAAATTTTCAGACCTGCGCTTGGCGAAATCATGGATGAAAACTTAAATGACGATTTAGTAGAAGAAATTCGTGTTGTTGCCTTGACAGTTTCAGGAATTCTTGGAACCGAAAAATGTTTTATTCGTAAAGCAGGAATGCGTTATCATGTTGATCTTCACGCCATAGTTTCAGCGAAAATTTCAGTAAAAGAAGGGCACGATTTATCTCATAAATTGCAAGATACTTTAAAAGAACAGATTCCGCAATTAGGAAATGTTTTGATTCATATTGAACCAGATGATTATTCTTAA
- a CDS encoding DUF493 family protein, with protein MENDKEKNTAEFYERLKLELDNANTWPAEYLYKFIVPSVADNVERVEKAFDRMGAVIKTTKSKTGKFTSVSVDVTMHSSDDVISKYKEVSTIEGIVSL; from the coding sequence ATGGAGAACGATAAAGAAAAAAATACAGCCGAATTTTACGAAAGATTGAAATTGGAGCTTGATAACGCAAACACTTGGCCAGCAGAATACTTGTACAAATTTATTGTGCCTTCTGTAGCAGATAATGTAGAGCGTGTTGAAAAAGCTTTCGATAGAATGGGAGCGGTGATTAAAACAACAAAATCAAAAACTGGTAAATTTACCAGCGTTTCTGTAGATGTTACTATGCACAGCTCAGATGATGTAATCAGTAAATACAAAGAAGTTTCTACAATAGAAGGTATAGTTTCATTATAA
- a CDS encoding AAA family ATPase, with protein sequence MQKEIIVLLGGPGTGKSTLINELVARGFCCYPEISRQVTMKAQQEGIEQLFLEQPLLFSQMLLEGRIEQYKNALEEPDNVVFIDRGIPDVVAYMDYIGDEYPESFVKACEDYKYSKTFILPPWEEIYQSDSERYENFDQAVKIQEHLVETYKKYGYELIEVPKDTVENRILYILDKI encoded by the coding sequence GTGCAAAAAGAAATTATAGTCTTGCTTGGCGGACCTGGTACTGGAAAATCAACACTTATTAACGAATTGGTAGCTCGTGGCTTTTGCTGCTATCCAGAAATCTCTAGACAGGTTACCATGAAAGCACAGCAGGAAGGCATTGAGCAGCTGTTTTTGGAACAGCCACTTTTGTTTAGCCAAATGCTGCTTGAAGGTCGTATTGAACAATACAAAAATGCTCTTGAAGAACCAGATAATGTGGTTTTTATTGACCGAGGAATTCCAGATGTTGTAGCTTATATGGATTATATTGGCGACGAATATCCAGAAAGTTTCGTTAAAGCATGTGAAGATTATAAATATTCTAAAACTTTTATTTTACCGCCTTGGGAAGAAATTTACCAAAGTGATTCTGAACGTTATGAAAATTTTGATCAGGCAGTAAAAATCCAAGAGCACCTTGTTGAAACTTACAAAAAATATGGTTACGAACTGATTGAAGTTCCTAAAGATACAGTTGAAAACAGAATTCTTTATATCTTAGACAAAATTTAG
- a CDS encoding RecQ family ATP-dependent DNA helicase, which yields MLGAQDILLKYWKHDSFRPLQKEIIDSVLEGQDTFAVLPTGGGKSICFQVPAMMQEGICLVISPLIALMKDQVMNLQKRDIKAIALTGGIHTEELIDLLDNCQYGNYKFLYLSPERLQSDWILERIKNLPINLIAIDEAHCVSQWGHDFRPAYLKISELKKFFPKIPFLALTATATPRVIEDIRTQLELKNPRHFQQSFERKNIAYMVFEVEDKLYRTEQILKKNPQPSIIYVRNRKACLNMSSQLQSLGFTSTYYHGGLSSKEKDKNMQLWMSEQAQVIVATNAFGMGIDKDNVKTVIHTQLPENLENYYQESGRAGRNGAKAFSVLLYNNSDSIQTEQQFLNILPDKKFLKMMYNKLCNYFQIAYGEGLDETFSFKLNHFCNKYDFPTLKTYNALQFLNQQGIITMSQEFSEKISIQFLIESKEVIRYMSLNPNDEEIILAILRTYPGVYEVKSNLNLGLIAKKSNRSEEQVVAVLEKLKEKEIIEYKSKNNDATILFNEVREDDLTINRVSKYLEKQNEVKKEQLLSVLHYIKDTKTCKNRLVLDYFGEETNENCGICSYCITQKGKITEADSIADKILSLLKTASLTSREIENQIKMDTKDILSVLQELLENNHIIIQANNKYTLKS from the coding sequence ATGCTCGGAGCACAGGATATTCTTCTAAAATACTGGAAACACGACAGTTTTAGACCGTTGCAAAAAGAAATTATCGATTCGGTTCTTGAAGGACAGGATACTTTTGCCGTACTTCCGACGGGTGGCGGAAAATCAATTTGTTTTCAGGTTCCGGCCATGATGCAAGAAGGAATCTGCCTCGTTATTTCACCCCTGATTGCCTTAATGAAAGATCAGGTGATGAATCTGCAGAAAAGAGACATCAAAGCGATTGCGCTTACAGGCGGAATTCATACCGAAGAATTGATTGATCTTTTGGACAATTGCCAGTACGGAAATTATAAATTCCTCTACTTATCACCCGAGCGTTTGCAATCGGATTGGATTCTGGAACGCATTAAAAACCTGCCTATAAATTTAATTGCTATTGACGAAGCGCATTGTGTTTCACAATGGGGTCATGATTTTAGGCCTGCTTATCTTAAAATTTCGGAATTGAAAAAATTCTTTCCTAAAATTCCGTTTTTAGCTTTGACTGCAACAGCAACTCCGAGAGTTATTGAAGATATTAGAACGCAATTAGAATTAAAAAATCCAAGACATTTTCAGCAGTCATTTGAGCGAAAAAATATCGCTTATATGGTTTTTGAAGTTGAAGACAAATTATACCGTACCGAACAGATTCTTAAAAAAAATCCGCAACCTTCTATTATATATGTACGAAATCGCAAAGCGTGTTTAAACATGTCTTCGCAATTGCAATCGTTAGGTTTTACATCAACTTACTATCACGGTGGACTTTCGTCTAAAGAAAAAGATAAAAACATGCAGCTGTGGATGTCTGAGCAGGCTCAAGTTATTGTGGCCACGAATGCCTTTGGAATGGGTATTGACAAAGACAATGTTAAAACGGTTATTCACACCCAGCTTCCTGAAAACTTAGAAAATTATTATCAGGAATCAGGACGAGCGGGACGAAATGGAGCGAAAGCTTTTTCGGTTCTTTTGTATAATAATTCAGATTCTATTCAGACGGAGCAACAATTTTTAAACATTTTGCCAGACAAAAAGTTTCTGAAAATGATGTACAACAAACTTTGCAACTACTTTCAGATTGCTTACGGAGAAGGTTTAGACGAAACTTTTTCTTTCAAATTAAATCATTTTTGCAATAAATATGATTTTCCTACCCTCAAAACATACAATGCTTTACAGTTTTTGAATCAGCAGGGCATTATTACCATGTCTCAAGAATTCTCTGAAAAAATTAGCATTCAGTTTTTGATTGAATCTAAAGAAGTGATTAGATACATGAGCTTAAACCCAAATGACGAAGAAATCATTTTGGCAATTTTAAGAACTTACCCTGGAGTTTATGAAGTAAAATCTAATTTGAATCTGGGATTAATTGCTAAAAAATCAAACAGATCGGAAGAACAGGTTGTCGCTGTATTAGAAAAACTAAAAGAAAAAGAAATTATAGAATACAAATCTAAAAATAACGATGCTACAATTTTATTTAATGAAGTCCGTGAAGATGACCTTACTATAAATAGAGTTTCGAAATATTTAGAAAAACAGAACGAAGTTAAAAAAGAACAACTTTTATCGGTTCTTCATTATATCAAAGACACTAAAACCTGCAAAAACAGGTTGGTTTTGGACTATTTTGGAGAAGAAACAAACGAAAATTGCGGCATTTGTTCGTATTGCATTACTCAGAAAGGAAAAATTACTGAAGCCGATTCGATTGCAGACAAAATTCTTTCATTACTCAAAACAGCCTCGTTGACTTCGAGAGAAATCGAGAACCAGATAAAAATGGACACAAAAGACATTTTATCGGTCCTTCAGGAATTACTCGAAAACAATCATATCATTATACAAGCGAATAATAAATACACTTTAAAATCATAA
- a CDS encoding HU family DNA-binding protein yields MNKSELIDAIAADAGITKAAAKLALESFLGNVGTTLKKGGRVSLVGFGSWSVSSRAARDGRNPQTGKTIKIAAKNVVKFKAGAELEGAVN; encoded by the coding sequence ATGAACAAATCAGAATTAATCGATGCTATCGCTGCTGATGCAGGAATCACAAAAGCTGCGGCGAAATTAGCTTTAGAGTCTTTTTTAGGTAATGTAGGAACTACTTTGAAAAAAGGTGGAAGAGTTTCATTAGTAGGTTTCGGATCATGGTCAGTATCTTCAAGAGCTGCTAGAGACGGTAGAAACCCTCAAACAGGAAAAACTATCAAAATCGCAGCTAAAAACGTTGTAAAATTTAAAGCTGGTGCTGAATTAGAAGGTGCAGTGAACTAA
- a CDS encoding START-like domain-containing protein yields the protein MDSKIRYEIEFPINSSPQLLYQYISTPSGLQEWFADNVNSRGEFFTFMWNDSQEKARLASKKSGEKVKFKWVDDSSKDTEYFFELHILVDELTKDVSLMVVDFADKDELGEAKQLWENQISDLKHLIGSV from the coding sequence ATGGATTCAAAAATACGTTACGAAATAGAGTTTCCGATCAATTCTTCGCCGCAATTATTGTATCAATATATATCAACTCCGTCAGGTCTACAAGAATGGTTTGCTGACAATGTTAATTCAAGAGGTGAATTTTTTACGTTTATGTGGAATGATTCACAGGAAAAAGCGCGTCTGGCTTCAAAAAAATCTGGAGAAAAAGTAAAATTCAAATGGGTCGATGATAGCAGTAAAGATACTGAGTACTTTTTTGAACTTCATATTTTGGTCGATGAATTGACTAAAGACGTATCGCTTATGGTAGTCGATTTTGCCGATAAAGATGAATTAGGCGAGGCTAAACAATTGTGGGAGAATCAGATCTCAGATCTAAAACATCTTATAGGATCTGTTTAG
- a CDS encoding ACT domain-containing protein: protein MEGEINLNTILENLNPILNEGKYVFTKVDSLEQVPFSKILFLFKEKEGITIVLEKHFAEELNLHFSYIASWITLEVHSSLAAVGLTAAFSQALGNANISCNVVAAYLHDHIFVDENDALKAMDVLLKLKQENKNSL from the coding sequence ATGGAAGGCGAAATAAATTTGAATACTATTTTAGAGAATCTTAATCCTATTCTTAATGAAGGAAAATATGTTTTTACAAAAGTAGATTCTCTAGAACAGGTTCCTTTTTCAAAAATTTTATTTTTATTTAAAGAAAAAGAGGGGATCACTATAGTATTAGAAAAACATTTTGCAGAAGAGCTTAATCTTCATTTCTCTTATATTGCTTCTTGGATTACTTTAGAAGTTCATTCTTCTTTAGCCGCTGTAGGTTTGACCGCCGCGTTTTCTCAGGCATTAGGAAATGCCAATATCAGCTGCAATGTTGTCGCGGCATACTTACACGACCATATCTTTGTTGACGAAAATGACGCTTTGAAAGCAATGGATGTACTCCTAAAATTAAAACAAGAAAATAAAAATTCTTTGTAA
- a CDS encoding DUF4290 domain-containing protein, with amino-acid sequence MIEKYKREAASDVVFNLEYNSERQRLIIPEYGRHLQKLIDQATAIEDDETRNKAAKYIIQVMGSLNPHLRDVPDFQHKLWDQLFIMSDFKLNVESPYPIPSRDVLQLKPEILQYPQNFPKYRFYGNNIKYMIDVANKWEEGEMKNALVMVIANHMKKSFLSWNKDTVKDDVIFEHLYELSGGKINLLHSTEELLNTTDLMRTNKRMSNKTASGIQPKTQNNKNNNKGGQKKTFQKNNNQK; translated from the coding sequence ATGATTGAAAAATATAAAAGAGAAGCCGCAAGTGACGTTGTTTTCAATTTAGAATACAATTCTGAAAGACAGCGTTTAATTATTCCGGAGTACGGTCGTCATTTGCAAAAATTGATTGATCAGGCAACTGCAATCGAAGATGATGAAACGCGCAATAAAGCCGCAAAATATATCATTCAGGTTATGGGAAGTCTGAATCCGCATTTACGTGATGTGCCAGATTTTCAGCATAAACTTTGGGATCAGCTTTTTATTATGTCTGATTTTAAACTAAATGTAGAATCACCATATCCGATTCCGTCAAGAGATGTTTTGCAACTGAAACCTGAGATTTTACAATATCCTCAGAATTTCCCAAAATATAGATTTTATGGAAACAACATTAAGTACATGATTGATGTTGCTAATAAATGGGAAGAAGGCGAAATGAAAAATGCTTTGGTGATGGTAATTGCGAATCATATGAAAAAATCGTTCTTGAGCTGGAATAAAGACACAGTAAAAGACGATGTGATTTTTGAACATTTATATGAATTATCGGGAGGCAAAATCAATTTATTGCATAGTACAGAAGAACTGCTAAATACAACAGACTTAATGCGTACCAACAAACGCATGTCGAATAAAACAGCTTCTGGTATACAGCCGAAAACTCAGAATAACAAAAACAATAATAAAGGCGGTCAAAAAAAGACATTTCAAAAAAACAATAATCAAAAATAA
- a CDS encoding aminotransferase class IV — MINFNGNIAQEDNMLTLNRAFLYGDGIFETVKIVNGKILFLEDHYFRLMASMRVVRMMIPMDFTMEYFEEQILNLVKEQGIEASARARITVFRNDGGLYLPKSNDISFLINAISLGNKAYSINTNDYEVDLYKDFYVTKQLLSSLKTTNKIINITGSIYASENDLANCILLNDSKNVVEALQGNIFMVMGNKLITPPVSEGALNGIMRKQILALAKKIEGIEVSEEIISPFDLQKADELFLTNVIMGIQPITKYRKKEFTANLAHLLVQRLNESISEN; from the coding sequence ATGATTAATTTTAACGGAAATATAGCGCAGGAAGACAATATGTTAACTCTAAATCGCGCTTTTTTATATGGTGACGGAATATTTGAAACAGTAAAAATTGTCAACGGGAAAATCTTGTTCCTTGAAGATCATTATTTTAGATTAATGGCTTCAATGCGTGTGGTTAGAATGATGATTCCGATGGATTTTACAATGGAGTATTTTGAAGAGCAGATTCTTAATTTGGTAAAGGAACAAGGAATTGAGGCTTCAGCTCGAGCAAGAATTACCGTTTTTAGAAACGATGGCGGTTTATATCTTCCAAAAAGCAATGATATTTCATTCTTAATCAACGCGATTTCTCTTGGAAATAAAGCTTACAGTATAAATACAAATGATTATGAAGTTGATTTGTATAAAGACTTCTATGTGACAAAACAATTATTATCGTCTCTTAAAACGACAAATAAGATAATTAATATTACGGGAAGTATTTATGCGAGTGAAAATGACTTGGCTAATTGTATATTGCTGAATGATAGTAAAAATGTTGTAGAAGCACTTCAGGGAAATATTTTTATGGTAATGGGTAACAAACTTATTACGCCTCCAGTTTCAGAAGGTGCTTTAAACGGAATTATGCGTAAACAGATTTTAGCTTTAGCTAAAAAAATAGAAGGTATAGAAGTATCAGAAGAAATAATTTCGCCGTTTGATCTTCAAAAAGCAGACGAATTATTTCTAACTAATGTAATCATGGGAATACAGCCGATAACCAAATATCGAAAAAAAGAGTTTACAGCAAATCTGGCTCATTTATTAGTGCAGCGACTAAATGAATCCATCTCTGAAAATTAA
- a CDS encoding YqgE/AlgH family protein encodes MISEKLKKGHLLIAEPSIIGDLSFNRSVILLADHNKEGSIGFIINKPLKYTINDLIPEIDANFKIYNGGPVEQDNLYFIHNIPELIPNSVEISNGIYWGGDFESTKDLINNGSISKNNIRFFLGYTGWEENQLENEMQGNSWIIADNNYKNKIIGKSTTHFWKEQIIELGGDYLIWSNAPENPYLN; translated from the coding sequence ATGATTTCAGAAAAATTAAAAAAAGGACACCTGCTTATTGCCGAGCCTTCAATAATTGGAGATTTATCTTTTAATAGATCGGTAATTTTATTAGCAGACCATAACAAAGAAGGATCAATTGGTTTTATAATTAATAAGCCATTAAAATACACTATTAATGACTTAATACCTGAGATTGATGCTAACTTTAAGATATATAACGGCGGCCCTGTAGAACAAGACAACCTTTATTTCATTCACAATATTCCTGAGTTAATCCCAAATAGTGTTGAGATTTCAAACGGGATTTATTGGGGTGGCGATTTTGAGTCAACCAAAGACTTAATAAACAACGGATCTATTAGTAAAAATAATATTCGTTTTTTCTTAGGCTACACTGGTTGGGAAGAAAATCAGCTTGAGAATGAAATGCAGGGAAACTCTTGGATTATTGCTGATAATAATTACAAAAATAAAATTATCGGAAAATCTACTACCCATTTTTGGAAAGAGCAGATTATTGAGCTTGGCGGCGATTATCTTATTTGGTCTAACGCACCAGAAAATCCATATCTGAATTAA
- a CDS encoding alpha/beta hydrolase family protein produces MKKLLLLFIALTLNSVQSQEIKTLTYFQNDTLKLDLDLYLPKKKAGEKIPLIMFAFGGGFSGGERTSEKDFGLFMAKNGYAVASISYSLYMKGKDFGCKGTLTEKIKAIQIGVSDMWQATAFLVENADKYNLDASKIFISGISAGAEIGFHASFWDYKLMNLYKNNLPENFKYKGFIGGSGAIQDINLITKEKAIPMLLAHGSNDDTVPYAAGSHRSCPTNASGWLILFGSYAVYNQMKDLHKDIELITFCGGGHEFSGYLFHEGQQYVLDFVNDVSKGKKFESHLIVPSKKGKGPGKYLFCE; encoded by the coding sequence ATGAAAAAACTCCTTTTACTTTTTATCGCTCTTACACTAAATTCAGTTCAATCGCAAGAAATCAAAACGCTCACTTATTTCCAAAACGACACTTTAAAACTAGATCTGGATTTATATCTGCCTAAGAAAAAAGCTGGCGAAAAAATTCCGTTGATTATGTTCGCTTTTGGTGGCGGATTTTCTGGCGGAGAGCGTACAAGCGAAAAAGATTTTGGTTTATTCATGGCGAAAAATGGCTATGCCGTCGCGAGTATTTCGTACAGCTTATACATGAAAGGAAAAGATTTTGGCTGCAAAGGAACTTTAACCGAAAAAATAAAAGCAATTCAAATTGGCGTGAGTGATATGTGGCAGGCTACAGCTTTCTTAGTTGAGAATGCTGACAAATATAATCTTGATGCTTCAAAAATCTTTATTTCTGGAATTAGTGCTGGGGCAGAAATTGGTTTTCATGCTTCGTTTTGGGATTATAAATTAATGAACTTATACAAAAACAATTTGCCTGAAAACTTTAAATACAAAGGTTTCATTGGAGGGTCTGGCGCAATTCAGGACATCAATTTGATTACAAAAGAAAAAGCAATTCCGATGTTATTGGCACACGGAAGCAATGATGACACCGTTCCGTACGCTGCAGGTTCACACCGATCTTGCCCAACAAACGCTTCGGGCTGGCTGATTCTTTTTGGTTCTTATGCGGTTTACAATCAAATGAAAGATTTGCATAAAGATATTGAACTGATTACTTTCTGCGGTGGCGGACATGAATTCTCTGGTTATCTTTTCCACGAAGGACAGCAATATGTTTTAGATTTTGTAAATGATGTTTCGAAAGGAAAAAAGTTTGAATCGCATTTGATTGTGCCTTCTAAAAAAGGAAAAGGTCCTGGGAAGTATTTGTTTTGTGAATAA